A region of the Haematobia irritans isolate KBUSLIRL chromosome 5, ASM5000362v1, whole genome shotgun sequence genome:
ATTTTATGATTACTTTAGCATGGATaaacaattcaaaaaataaagacaaatttattAAGAATAGAGTGGTGGATATTTTGGAACGAATCCATGAAGCCAAGTGGGATATGTAAAATCAAAGGAAACCCCAGCAGATTTAGGCTCAAGGGGTGTTTTCCCCGAAACATTAATAAACTACCATTTATGGTGGAATGGGCCTGAATGGCTAGCAAAAAATAGACACGAATTCGACGGTGTCAGCAGCGACGAGAATTTCAGCAGTAGAAGATAGTGTCTATGAAAGACTCATGAAATTTTCGTCGTTTAAGAAGCAACAAAGAGTCATGGCGTACGTACTCCGGTTTATAAAAGTTTTGAGAAGAAATAAGCCAGGAAGTGAGTATTTGACAGCAGGAGAGCTAGAAGATGCCGAAATGCCAATTATTAAACTGCATCAAGAACTAGAATGGCCGGCTGAGATGAGGCAAATAGGAATATGAGGAGAGGTAGATCATCGAAGCAAATTAGCTTTATTGCATCCGAAATTGTACAAATCTGGAGTGATGAGGGTAGGAGGAATACTACAATATTCATCGTTGCCCTACAACCAGAAACATCCAATTATAATCCAAAAATCGAGGTTAGCCGGAAACATCATACGGCAGACACATTGTGAAACTTTACATGGGGGAATACGGCTAATGGAAAATATGATTAAAAGGAAGTGCTGGATTATCGGGGCAAAAAGCAGAATTAAGATTTGTATAAGATGCTGCCCAAAATGTATACGCTATCGAGGTGAAGCAAGATGTCAGTTGATGGGGGGACCTGCCAACGTGTAGAGTAAGTATAAAACAGCCATTTCAACACTGTGGAGTGGATTATGCAGGACCAATTCAACTGAGATGTTCAAAAACTAGAGGGACTAAAACCATTAAGGCTATGTAGCTTTATTTGTCTGCATGGTAACAAAGGCAGTGCATTTGGAAGCCGTTAGCGAGCTTACCACGGATGCATTTCTTGCAGCTCTGGCGCGATTCTTTGCAAGAAGAGGAAAGGCAAGTGATATCTACTCGGATAATTGGACGAACTTCATAGGAGCATCAAAGCAACTAGACAAAGATTATGTAGAAACCTTGAAAAATAACACTAAAGTTGCATCAGTTGTGGAGAATGAGAAAATAAGATGGTATTTTATTCCCCGGCAGCTCCTCACTTCGGAGGTCTATGCGAAGCCGCGGTTAAGTCGATGAAGTATCATCTGAAAAGGATTATTGGAGACACGAAGTTAACATATGAAGAAATTATCACTGTACTGGCTCACATTGAAGCGGAACTAAATTCATAAGCGATGCATGAGTTCAGTAGCGATGCAGAGGATGTAGACACCATAACCCCAGGGCAtttcctaacaggttggctgataagccccggtttaacaaagaaaaatacattttttttgtcaaaattcgtttttattattcaacatagttcccttcaagagcgatacaacgattataacgaccttccaattttttgataccattttggtagtactccttcggttttgccacaaaataggcctcagtttcggcgatcacatcttcattgcagcctgcgagcttccttttgaggtctgagaacaaggggccagatctggagaatacggtgggtggggaagcaattcgaagcccaattcatgaatttttgccatcgttctcaatgacttgtagcacggtgcgttgtcttagtggaacaacacttttttcttcttcatatggggccgttttgccgcgatttcctccttcaaacgctccaataatgccatataatagtcactgttgatggtttttcccttctcaagataatcgataaaaattattacatgcgcatcccaaaaaacagcagacttttgagtctttccacgcttcggagacggttcaccggtcgctgtccactcagccgactgtcgattggactcaggagtgtagtgatggagccatgtttcatccattgtcacatatcgacgaaaaaactcgggtgtattacgagttaacagctgcaaacaccgctcagaatcatcaacacggtgttgtttttggtcaaatgtgagctcgcgcggaacccattttgcacagagcttccgcatatccaaatattgatgaatgatatgaccaacacgttcctttgatatctttaaggcctctgctatctcgatcaacttcattttatggtcattcaaaatcattttgtggattttttgatgttttcgtcggtaaccacctctttcgggcgtccactgcgttcaccgtcctccgtgctcatttcaccacgcttgaattttgcataccaatcaattattgttgattgccatggggcagagtccggaaactcattatcaagccaagtttttgcttccaccgtattttttctcgtcagaaaacagtattttatcaaaacacgaaattccttttttccattttttcacaataacaaaagttgcttcacaaaagacgctctatctcacaaacaattgacttacagacgtaaaattttgacatttgaaggttggtctatataaaaataatatgcatttaataccagcgacgccatctatgtgtcagaccggggacttatcagccaacctgttagttggaCGTCCATTGTTTGAAGCTTCGGCGAAGTGCGACGAAGGAGGCTTGGGATGTGTTAGCAGGTGGAGACTGCTGCAGCGAATAAATACTCATTTTAGGAGAAAGTGGAAGGAGGAATATTTAACCACTTTGCAGAATCGTACGAAATGGAGAAGAAAAGATCGAAACCTGGAGGTGAGTCAAATAGTCATACTGAAGAATGAAGACTCTCACCCTGCTTGTTGGCCTTTAGCAAAGGTTACGGATGTGCATACGGGTAAAGATGGAATAGTAAGAGTTGTGACTGTCAAAATGCAAAGCGGAGAGTTAAGAAGACCAGTCACTAAGTTATGCCCATTAGAGCACGAAGGTGAAAAATTGGAAGAGATGAATATGGAAAACTCACGGTCAAAGAGAGCATGTAGGATCGAGACAAGGTCGACAGCAAtatcgatgatgatgatgtggaCTATGATGGTGAACCTTAGCTTGGTGATGTCCTCTAAGGGTTCATTTCTAAATGAAGTGAACAGTTCCACAGCAATGTATTTGGACCCTATATGGCAAATCCATATGACCTCATCGTCGTGGAATATGATTATATATTTTGAGATGAAACCGTATTTGGATACTTTGGAGCTTGCCGCAGGGTTGCTTAACAGGTCGACAGAGATATGTCCAAAGCTCAAAATATTGGAGAACCAGTGCTGGTCGGTTATAAGGAGTATGGAgctaaataagtaaaattaagGCGAATAACCGTTTGTTCATGAGGCAAGATAAACGGCAGCGAAGAGGAGCTCAACTGAAGTTTATAGGATCATTTCAACATTGGGCCTTCGGTGTGATGGACGACGATGATCGCGTGGCAATGGAAAATAACATGAGAAATCTGTTGGCAAATCAACATGATCTGAAAGAATTAATAACGAAGCAGACATCAGTAGTTGAATCTACGGTCAATCTgctaaaaagaacaacaaatgaAATCAATTCACAATTTACGGATATAAAGTGTAAAATTGGAAATATCAGCGCTACAATGAACGAAAACTATTTCGTTTATAGAGAGTCTATTCGGTTCTTTATAATATCCAAAGAGATACACGAGCTGATAGACGAATGTGATGAGATGCAAAAGGAGATGATCAACGTATTGTTGGATGTGAATAATGGTCAAGTCCACCCCATGCTTCTAAGTCCCAGTCAGCTGCAATCGAAGATACTTAAGATTCGCAACGTGCTGCCTGAGAAGAGCACAGGTACAGAACTAAAGAAAGTATTCCATTTGATGAAGGGGCATGGAATGTTCGTGGACACTCAATTAGTAATCGACTTGAAGATACTCCTTTTTAATAGGCAGTCGTCACACTTCTACAGAGTAATTCCGATACCGTTTGAGCAGAATGGCCTACTGAGTGATGAATTTGTGTGCGAAGAAAATTTCCCTTGGAGAGATGCTTCTACAAATAATTGCGAGCTAGCGCCTTTGAGGCCACACATCAATCTAAAGTGCAATTATGATGAAGTAGAGAGTAGTCCATATTGGATTCAAATGAAACAAAATGGAAATTTGCTGTTTAGGATATTTGCTAATGCAACGGCACATATAAAATGTTCTGACAACCAGCAAGCCATCATGGAGCTTCCACCGCAAGGTATTCTATCCCTGGAAGCCGACTGTACAGCTCGGATAGATGAAATAACATTGGTAGCAGTCCACCATCAACGAAACGAGATTAGGTCCCAATTTCGCTCAATGCTATTGAAGGAAGTTAATCCAGCAGAAAAAGGGATTATAAAACCACTTGGAAATGTGGTGATCAATCATCATGAAGAAATCAACCAACTGAAGAAAGTCGTAGACCATTTGAAGAAAGAGAACATCGAATTAAGAGGCTTAAGATTCCATCATTGGTCAGGGCACTTAGCATTTATTTTAGTTATTCTAGTATTACTAATTCTCATCGGTCTATTTATAAGAAGAATGATCAAAAAGAGGCTCATTGCTGCTATTCAGTACCCAGGGGGTGCGACGGTCTAGATAGCCTATTTCCCGACCGGCAGAATGTTCAAAGTAAATATCTTTTGAACATGTCGCGATAGCAGCGACAATAAAAATATCGTAGAATTGGTCCCTATCATTAGATAGAGATTAGCTATTCAGTACGCAGGTTGTGCGACGGTCTAGATAGCCTATTTCTCGGCCAGCAGAATGTTCAAAGTAAATACCTTTCGAATATGAATGCGATAACGGCTACAATAAAAATATCGTAGAATTGGTCTCTATCATTAGATAGAGATTAGAGACGCATTTGTTTACTTAGGATCGAAAGAAAATCATTACACTAGCTGATAAGAGTGCATGTGTAATGTGCGTACTTAGGGTCTTAATGTAATAAAGTAGATAAGGGATAGTTGTGTGCTACGATCAGTTGGTATGATGCACAGGCAGTTTAGTTTGTaagtgtatataaataaaaatatttttgtaaataaattagtATGAAAAGTATACTCATCTTGTTTGGTTATTAATCAAACAAGACcttagatgtaaagtagtgattacatttttaaacttgttactacaaccaaatgcactttggactttaattttttttttcttacaaactatgtaaaattttttcttacaaactacgtaaGAATTGGAAGAacatttcttcgtaaaaagtacaaaatatttcataattttaattaaaagtttctttggttgtaaaacaatgacaaacttcgtattttgaatgaaatttttcgttcttttcacGAAGAgatttctttcggtgtatatcCCACCAATTCTTCACAAACACTTCATTTCTCTAAATACTAATAAATAATTAAcgtagttaaggtgggtattaagttcgagtttagccgctcaaATCTCCATTTTTCACgactacttttctttaataatccatttttaaaaatgtaaagtGTTGGGCAATTTCGTTCATTGAAGTCACCGCTCACTTCAGCTCATTTCAGAGCATTGAACTACTTCTTTCAGTtagttcaattcattttttgatttttgaaatttgaattgttTTTCCTTTTGGActctcagcaaaaaaagagcttccaaaaaagtagtttggctcCCTAATTTTCGATCCGGAAGTAGTTCAAACTTGGATCacttccaatgaattttacatggcctTGACATAGGACGCCATTGAACACGCTGCATCAAACGACTATTCAAATATTTGtgacatgaacctaatatgacaccacggcatgacattctaactacttcctgagatatttttttattattattattaaagaacgcagattttttaatattatacatcgtttttattttgtttttttttcggcataaatttttgtataaatataattttacataaaaaatcaacaaaaaattaaaaatgatcgtaatttgcaaaaccttctcagaagaacttccatggaagtgaaaaattcaaacggcacagtttcaaattagaggtgtgcacgtgacacgaaattcactcgtgactcacgcgtgaatcgtGATTCACGCTGACGGCTACggcgtgagtgtacgtgagcgtgattaaccaaccaaatgttgtgcgtgagcgtgagtcacgaaaataatatcttagtgagtgtgcgtgagtaacgaatttcggaaaaacacactcacgaaaataattccgcgtacgaacataaaatgcttacgagttgaattcatttataattttagtgacaccctaGGTgccaagagttttataacgctctcgattttacacatactcatgttttcaatcagggtctataggtaaattactgataaaattattcgtgaatcacgacatttaaaagattttcgtgcgtgagtacaaattttcttttcgtgagcgtgagtcctaccaaaaaatatcgtgcgtgtgcaaaatattactcacgtgcacacctctagttcaaatcccagcgggattggtgtttttcttattttttttctattcattttgcgaaatttaattgtccaaaacttagaCTTCTCCAAAAGGATTGCATCGTTAGGGGATTCCAGGATGcgcttttaaagaaatgtttgtggacttgtccaaaaggactgcatcggaagtggaaaaaaacttgatggggaattccgggatgcgctttaaaagaagtgtttctgtaacaacttccaatttttttgctggggatcaTTAATTGAAGCCGACAATTTGAATTTATAGTAGCGCACCAAAATGTTTTAGTCTACCACCAAGATCAATGATGATTGTTTTCCGAATTTAAAATGGAAACATCATATTTGCAGTACACAAAAAAAGTAGCTCGTATTTTATGGCAAACTTCAATATCGTTAGGCGCATTTCTACCCAGGTAGTTGTTGCACGTTCTGTTGCAAACAACCTCCCCAAAAGTACACGGGCATGTATAAAGGTGGTACGACCAGCTCAGACGGTCAAATTGGTGTTCTGTACTCCGTGAGGATACGTGCAAT
Encoded here:
- the LOC142239782 gene encoding uncharacterized protein LOC142239782 — protein: MRQDKRQRRGAQLKFIGSFQHWAFGVMDDDDRVAMENNMRNLLANQHDLKELITKQTSVVESTVNLLKRTTNEINSQFTDIKCKIGNISATMNENYFVYRESIRFFIISKEIHELIDECDEMQKEMINVLLDVNNGQVHPMLLSPSQLQSKILKIRNVLPEKSTGTELKKVFHLMKGHGMFVDTQLVIDLKILLFNRQSSHFYRVIPIPFEQNGLLSDEFVCEENFPWRDASTNNCELAPLRPHINLKCNYDEVESSPYWIQMKQNGNLLFRIFANATAHIKCSDNQQAIMELPPQGILSLEADCTARIDEITLVAVHHQRNEIRSQFRSMLLKEVNPAEKGIIKPLGNVVINHHEEINQLKKVVDHLKKENIELRGLRFHHWSGHLAFILVILVLLILIGLFIRRMIKKRLIAAIQYPGGATV